A single Curtobacterium sp. MCSS17_015 DNA region contains:
- a CDS encoding MarR family winged helix-turn-helix transcriptional regulator: MTSPASDDALAELADAVLRVARELDPTGPRSVDVVPLTGTEVLVMRWVDTNPGTTPSATAEATALRRSNLSVALGSLVAKGMVERRTHPDDARLAQLYPTALAAESIGLLRARWTEALRAALDVRGVDAAAVTSAVGLLQRIEDGLRPPRGG; encoded by the coding sequence ATGACCTCACCGGCCTCGGACGACGCACTCGCCGAACTGGCGGACGCCGTCCTCCGCGTGGCCCGGGAGCTCGACCCGACGGGCCCGCGGTCCGTCGACGTCGTCCCGTTGACCGGCACCGAGGTGCTGGTGATGCGCTGGGTCGACACGAACCCGGGCACCACCCCGAGCGCGACGGCGGAGGCGACGGCGCTGCGTCGGAGCAACCTCAGCGTCGCGCTCGGGTCGCTCGTCGCGAAGGGCATGGTCGAACGTCGGACGCACCCCGACGACGCCCGACTCGCGCAGCTGTACCCGACGGCGCTCGCGGCCGAGAGCATCGGCCTGCTGCGGGCGCGGTGGACGGAGGCCCTGCGTGCGGCCCTCGACGTGCGGGGTGTCGACGCTGCCGCCGTCACGTCCGCCGTCGGCCTGCTCCAGCGGATCGAGGACGGGCTCAGGCCACCGCGCGGCGGATGA
- a CDS encoding DUF1801 domain-containing protein — MAARDETSESTFTEEERAAMREHAAEVKASRKRGTSKAEKAALDAQAVGDKIAAMPEPDRGLAERIHRIALEVAPDLAPKLWYGMPAYAKDGSVVFFFQDAAKFTARYATLGFQDPAALDDGSFWPTSFAVTPEFSAADEQAVAELIRRAVA, encoded by the coding sequence ATGGCAGCACGTGACGAGACCTCCGAGAGCACCTTCACCGAGGAGGAGCGCGCCGCGATGCGCGAGCACGCGGCCGAGGTGAAGGCCAGTCGCAAGCGCGGCACGTCGAAGGCCGAGAAGGCCGCCCTCGATGCGCAGGCCGTGGGCGACAAGATCGCCGCGATGCCCGAGCCGGACCGCGGCCTGGCGGAACGGATCCACCGCATCGCGCTCGAGGTCGCTCCCGACCTCGCGCCGAAGCTCTGGTACGGGATGCCGGCCTACGCGAAGGACGGCTCGGTGGTCTTCTTCTTCCAGGACGCCGCCAAGTTCACGGCGCGCTACGCGACCCTCGGGTTCCAGGACCCCGCGGCGCTCGACGACGGCTCGTTCTGGCCGACCTCGTTCGCGGTGACGCCGGAGTTCTCGGCAGCCGACGAGCAGGCGGTCGCCGAGCTCATCCGCCGCGCGGTGGCCTGA
- the mgrA gene encoding L-glyceraldehyde 3-phosphate reductase — protein MTYIAADDRYDSMTYRRTGHSGLDLPLLSLGYWHNFGDDVPFETQRAVSRRAFDLGITHHDLANNYGPPYGAAEVNFGRLMREDFAPYRDEMVVSTKAGWDMWPGPYGQGGGSRKYVLASLDQSLRRTGLDYVDVFYSHRLDASTPLEETMGALHTAVQQGKALYVGISSYDADRTRQAAAILRDLGTPLLIHQPSYSMLNRWIETEGLLDAAGDLGFGVIGFTALAQGLLTGKYLDGVPEGSRAAAGKSLDPSTITPEVVEHLNALNAVAESRGQTMAQLALAWALRDERVTSLVIGASRVEQLEDNVAALANTTFSDEELRTIDEHTVGIADVDLWAGARAGEVS, from the coding sequence ATGACCTACATCGCTGCCGACGACCGCTACGACTCGATGACGTACCGCCGCACCGGCCACTCCGGCCTCGACCTGCCGCTGCTGAGCCTCGGCTACTGGCACAACTTCGGTGACGACGTGCCCTTCGAGACCCAGCGCGCGGTGAGCCGCCGGGCGTTCGACCTCGGCATCACCCACCACGACCTCGCGAACAACTACGGCCCGCCCTACGGCGCCGCCGAGGTCAACTTCGGCCGGCTCATGCGTGAGGACTTCGCTCCGTACCGCGACGAGATGGTCGTCTCGACGAAGGCCGGCTGGGACATGTGGCCCGGCCCGTACGGGCAGGGTGGCGGCTCGCGCAAGTACGTGCTCGCCTCGCTCGACCAGTCGCTGCGCCGCACCGGCCTCGACTACGTCGACGTCTTCTACTCGCACCGCCTCGACGCGTCCACGCCGCTCGAGGAGACGATGGGCGCCCTGCACACGGCCGTCCAGCAGGGCAAGGCGCTCTACGTCGGCATCTCGTCCTACGACGCCGACCGCACCCGCCAGGCCGCCGCGATCCTCCGCGACCTCGGCACGCCGCTGCTCATCCACCAGCCCTCGTACTCGATGCTCAACCGTTGGATCGAGACCGAGGGGCTGCTCGACGCAGCCGGGGATCTCGGCTTCGGCGTGATCGGGTTCACGGCGCTCGCGCAGGGGCTCCTGACCGGCAAGTACCTCGACGGCGTCCCGGAGGGTTCCCGCGCCGCTGCCGGCAAGTCCCTCGACCCGTCGACGATCACCCCCGAGGTCGTCGAGCACCTGAACGCCCTGAACGCCGTCGCGGAGTCCCGCGGACAGACGATGGCGCAGCTCGCCCTGGCATGGGCCCTCCGTGACGAGCGGGTGACGTCGCTCGTGATCGGCGCGTCGCGCGTCGAGCAGCTCGAGGACAACGTCGCGGCGCTCGCGAACACCACGTTCTCGGACGAGGAGCTCCGCACCATCGACGAGCACACCGTCGGCATCGCCGACGTCGACCTGTGGGCGGGAGCCCGCGCCGGCGAGGTCTCCTGA